Proteins from a single region of Streptomyces griseiscabiei:
- the tgmB gene encoding ATP-grasp ribosomal peptide maturase, protein MTVLILTCEQDVTADLVVARLNGTGVQVVRLDPADLPGGVALSGEYVHGAFRGHLSAGGRLVSMSGLRSIWLRRPGVPASGVAEPSAWLTEESSQALYGMLRGTGARWMNDPDAARRARHKPWQLRHAQRCGLPVPATLITTFPQAARDFAERFPDLVVKPVSGTHPQEPARTVPTSRIAPGTDFTAVAFGPTLLQRRIAKTADIRLTVVGDRMLAARKTVSPDAHPDEVDVRFAPSTAPWQPVDVPARTATAVRTYLRDAELSYGAFDFAEDADGIWWFLECNQSGQFGFVEMDTGQPIAHSVAEWLAHGEPAAGTRHDNQIRATP, encoded by the coding sequence CCTGGTGGTAGCCCGGCTCAACGGGACCGGCGTCCAGGTGGTCCGGCTCGATCCCGCCGATCTGCCGGGCGGGGTGGCGCTCTCCGGCGAGTACGTGCACGGCGCCTTCCGGGGGCATCTGTCGGCCGGGGGGCGCCTGGTCAGCATGAGCGGGCTGCGGTCGATCTGGCTGCGCCGGCCGGGCGTGCCGGCCAGCGGGGTCGCCGAGCCGTCCGCCTGGCTGACCGAGGAGTCCTCGCAGGCGCTGTACGGCATGCTGCGCGGCACGGGCGCCCGCTGGATGAACGACCCGGACGCCGCCCGGCGGGCCCGCCACAAGCCCTGGCAGCTCCGGCACGCCCAGCGCTGCGGGCTGCCCGTACCGGCCACGCTGATCACCACGTTCCCGCAGGCCGCCCGCGACTTCGCCGAGCGCTTCCCGGACCTGGTGGTGAAGCCCGTCTCCGGCACCCATCCGCAGGAGCCGGCCCGGACGGTGCCGACCAGCCGGATCGCGCCCGGCACCGACTTCACCGCCGTCGCGTTCGGCCCGACGCTGCTGCAGCGCCGGATCGCCAAGACCGCCGACATCCGGCTCACCGTCGTCGGCGACCGTATGCTGGCCGCCCGTAAGACGGTCTCCCCGGACGCGCACCCCGACGAGGTCGACGTCCGCTTCGCCCCCTCCACCGCGCCCTGGCAGCCGGTCGACGTCCCGGCCCGTACCGCCACGGCCGTGCGCACCTATCTCCGCGACGCCGAACTCTCCTACGGGGCCTTCGACTTCGCGGAGGACGCGGACGGGATCTGGTGGTTCCTGGAGTGCAACCAGTCCGGCCAGTTCGGGTTCGTGGAGATGGACACCGGCCAGCCGATCGCGCACAGCGTCGCCGAGTGGCTGGCACACGGGGAACCGGCAGCGGGAACACGCCACGACAACCAGATCCGCGCCACCCCCTGA
- a CDS encoding maleylpyruvate isomerase family mycothiol-dependent enzyme, whose translation MEIAEHIRVLDEEGRLLAAAARKAGTGAEVPTCPGWRVRDLLRHTGSVHRWATAFVAEGHRSPRPVPDEPGLDGDALLTWFEEGHRRLVDTLRAAPADLDCWSFLPAPSPRAFWARRQAHETAVHRADAESALGGEPGQPAVDFAVDGIDELLRGFHARARSRVRTEAPRVLRVRATDTDAVWTVRLSREPPAAERVAAAEAGDADCEIAGPAPRLYLSLWNRLPLPAVSGDPALAALWRETSGVG comes from the coding sequence ATGGAGATCGCCGAGCACATCAGAGTCCTGGACGAGGAGGGCCGGCTGCTCGCCGCGGCCGCGCGCAAGGCCGGTACCGGCGCCGAGGTCCCGACCTGCCCCGGGTGGCGGGTACGGGACCTCCTGCGGCACACGGGAAGCGTGCACCGCTGGGCCACGGCCTTCGTCGCCGAGGGACACCGCTCGCCGCGCCCTGTCCCGGACGAGCCCGGCCTGGACGGCGACGCCCTGCTGACCTGGTTCGAGGAGGGGCACCGGCGGCTCGTCGACACCCTGCGCGCCGCCCCCGCCGACCTCGACTGCTGGAGCTTCCTGCCCGCCCCCTCCCCACGGGCCTTCTGGGCCCGCCGCCAGGCCCACGAGACGGCCGTGCACCGCGCCGACGCTGAGTCCGCGCTCGGGGGCGAACCCGGCCAGCCCGCCGTGGACTTCGCCGTCGACGGCATCGACGAACTGCTGCGCGGCTTCCACGCCCGTGCCCGGAGCCGGGTGCGCACCGAGGCTCCCCGCGTCCTGCGGGTACGGGCCACCGACACGGACGCCGTCTGGACCGTACGGCTGTCCCGGGAACCGCCCGCGGCCGAGCGGGTGGCGGCGGCGGAGGCGGGGGACGCCGACTGCGAGATCGCGGGCCCGGCACCCCGGCTGTACCTGTCCCTGTGGAACCGGCTCCCCCTCCCCGCCGTCAGCGGCGACCCCGCGCTCGCGGCCCTGTGGCGCGAGACCTCGGGCGTCGGCTGA
- a CDS encoding DUF6332 family protein has protein sequence MGRRTQAERDAMTTEIGFALFAGSVLAGAAYFGVAEFLPDVVGSLRGRPSLLSALAVSTTVVVFIVVVTIVLTRFRRVARSFGRAPEDLVRRDPAQPSQPGRTNPDS, from the coding sequence ATGGGGAGACGAACGCAGGCCGAGCGGGACGCGATGACCACGGAGATCGGTTTCGCGCTCTTCGCGGGGTCGGTCCTGGCGGGCGCCGCCTACTTCGGGGTGGCCGAGTTCCTGCCGGACGTCGTCGGCTCCCTGCGCGGCCGGCCGAGTCTGCTCAGTGCCCTGGCGGTGTCGACGACGGTGGTGGTGTTCATCGTGGTCGTCACGATCGTGCTGACCCGCTTCCGCCGCGTCGCACGCTCGTTCGGGCGGGCCCCCGAGGACCTCGTCCGCCGGGACCCCGCTCAGCCCAGCCAGCCCGGCCGCACCAACCCCGACTCATAG
- a CDS encoding response regulator transcription factor: MIRVLLADDQALVRAGFRALLDAQPDIEVAGEAADGEEALRRVRELRPDVVLMDIRMPVLDGLVATRRITGDPDLDRVRVVMLTTFELDEYVFEAIRSGASGFLVKDTEPEELLRAVRAVVEGDALLSPGVTRRLISEFAARSKEPSALASLAGLTEREREVMALVGIGLTNDEIARRLVVSPLTAKTHVSRAMVKLGARDRAQLVVLAYESGLVRPGWLG; the protein is encoded by the coding sequence GTGATCCGCGTACTGCTGGCCGACGACCAGGCGCTGGTGCGGGCGGGGTTCAGGGCACTGCTCGACGCACAGCCCGACATCGAGGTGGCCGGGGAGGCCGCCGACGGCGAGGAGGCGCTGCGGCGGGTGCGTGAACTCCGCCCGGACGTGGTCCTGATGGACATCCGGATGCCCGTGCTCGACGGGCTCGTCGCCACCCGGCGCATCACCGGGGACCCGGACCTCGACCGGGTCCGGGTCGTCATGCTGACCACCTTCGAACTGGACGAGTACGTCTTCGAGGCGATCCGCTCCGGCGCGTCGGGCTTCCTGGTCAAGGACACCGAACCGGAGGAACTCCTGCGCGCGGTACGGGCGGTGGTCGAGGGCGACGCGCTGCTGTCGCCCGGGGTGACCCGACGGTTGATCTCCGAGTTCGCGGCCCGCTCCAAGGAGCCCTCGGCCCTCGCCTCCCTCGCCGGGCTCACCGAGCGGGAGCGGGAGGTGATGGCCCTCGTCGGCATCGGCCTCACCAACGACGAGATCGCCCGTCGGCTGGTCGTCAGCCCGCTCACCGCCAAGACCCATGTGAGCCGCGCCATGGTGAAGCTGGGCGCCCGCGATCGCGCCCAACTCGTCGTACTGGCCTATGAGTCGGGGTTGGTGCGGCCGGGCTGGCTGGGCTGA
- a CDS encoding sensor histidine kinase, protein MAEREARAAGPRERGGPPWRSWHGGGPPWWNRPDGDGAPPRWPWPSTALFTVFVMVGSNAAAGFQTDERAALDPFARVLLLVGALLLLWRWRYPMAVAFGTAATAMVYLGAGYPYGPVFLTVAVGCFNAIVAGHRRAAWTAMGALWAGHVLVAHWLYRWLPPGGDDAASWGQEAAVVTWGVAILALSEPARTRREQWARERAERAQAARRRADEERLRIARELHDVLAHSISVINVQAGVGLALLDSDPEQARTALTTIKAAGKEALGEVRQVLDTLRTPGDAPRTPAPGLDRLPELVEQAAGAGLTVGIEGETPPALPPGADLAAFRIVQEALTNVVRHSGSRRARVRLDHGGGELRLRIDDDGPATAADAGGGGNGLVGMRERAAALGGRIEAGPRADGGFRVLAVLPVRTSREVEEDR, encoded by the coding sequence ATGGCAGAGCGGGAAGCGCGGGCGGCCGGCCCCCGGGAGCGGGGCGGTCCTCCGTGGCGGAGTTGGCACGGGGGCGGACCGCCGTGGTGGAACCGGCCGGACGGCGACGGGGCACCGCCCCGGTGGCCGTGGCCGTCCACCGCGCTGTTCACCGTCTTCGTGATGGTCGGCTCCAACGCGGCGGCCGGGTTCCAGACGGACGAACGTGCCGCGCTCGACCCCTTCGCCCGCGTCCTGCTGCTCGTGGGCGCCCTTCTGCTGCTGTGGCGATGGCGGTATCCCATGGCCGTCGCCTTCGGGACGGCCGCGACCGCCATGGTGTACCTGGGGGCCGGGTATCCGTACGGGCCGGTGTTCCTGACCGTCGCCGTCGGCTGCTTCAACGCGATCGTCGCCGGGCACCGCAGGGCCGCCTGGACGGCGATGGGGGCGCTGTGGGCGGGGCATGTGCTGGTGGCGCACTGGCTGTACCGGTGGCTGCCGCCGGGCGGGGACGACGCCGCGAGCTGGGGGCAGGAGGCCGCCGTCGTCACCTGGGGCGTGGCGATCCTCGCGCTCTCGGAGCCGGCCCGGACCCGCCGTGAGCAGTGGGCGCGGGAGCGGGCCGAGCGCGCGCAGGCCGCCCGGCGGCGGGCCGACGAGGAACGGCTGCGGATCGCCCGGGAACTGCATGACGTCCTCGCCCACAGCATCTCGGTCATCAACGTCCAGGCGGGCGTCGGACTCGCCCTGCTCGACTCCGACCCGGAACAGGCGCGCACCGCGCTCACCACCATCAAGGCCGCCGGCAAGGAGGCGCTGGGCGAGGTCCGGCAGGTCCTCGACACCCTCCGCACCCCCGGCGACGCCCCGCGCACCCCCGCCCCGGGCCTCGACCGCCTCCCCGAACTCGTCGAGCAGGCCGCCGGCGCGGGCCTGACCGTCGGCATCGAGGGCGAGACGCCGCCCGCGCTGCCGCCGGGCGCCGATCTCGCCGCCTTCCGCATCGTCCAGGAGGCCCTCACCAACGTGGTACGGCACTCGGGTTCGCGCCGCGCGCGCGTGCGCCTCGACCACGGCGGCGGGGAACTGCGGCTGCGGATCGACGACGACGGGCCGGCGACGGCCGCCGACGCGGGCGGCGGCGGGAACGGACTCGTCGGCATGCGGGAGCGGGCCGCCGCGCTCGGTGGCAGGATCGAGGCGGGCCCGCGCGCCGACGGGGGGTTCCGGGTGCTCGCCGTACTGCCGGTACGGACGTCCCGCGAGGTCGAGGAGGACCGGTGA
- a CDS encoding TetR/AcrR family transcriptional regulator, producing MSTARGARARARIEVTAAIKDEARRQLAAEGAAKLSLRAVARELGMVSSALYRYFPSRDDLLTALIIDAYDSLGEAAEEARAKAVAGSPAGQWVAVCEAVRTWALAHPHEYALIYGSPVPGYTAPDTTVPAAARVGRVLIGIMGDAHRAGGTVSPELPAELLPEARRMAGDFAPELPPEAAPGLVGAWAQLFGLVGFEVFGQFHRVVEEREMFFRYAADGLARQVGLKGVLPGE from the coding sequence ATGAGCACAGCACGAGGGGCTCGCGCCCGCGCCCGGATCGAGGTCACCGCCGCCATCAAGGACGAGGCGCGCAGACAGCTCGCCGCCGAGGGCGCCGCCAAGCTGTCCCTGCGGGCCGTGGCACGGGAACTCGGCATGGTCTCCTCCGCCCTGTACCGCTACTTCCCCAGCCGCGACGACCTGCTGACCGCCCTGATCATCGACGCCTACGACTCCCTCGGCGAGGCCGCCGAGGAGGCGCGGGCGAAAGCCGTCGCCGGGAGCCCGGCGGGACAGTGGGTCGCGGTGTGCGAGGCGGTGCGGACCTGGGCACTGGCGCACCCGCACGAGTACGCGCTGATCTACGGCTCGCCCGTGCCCGGATACACCGCGCCCGACACCACGGTGCCGGCGGCGGCCAGGGTCGGGCGGGTGCTCATCGGGATCATGGGAGACGCCCACCGGGCCGGGGGGACGGTGAGCCCGGAACTGCCGGCCGAGCTGCTGCCCGAGGCACGGCGGATGGCCGGCGACTTCGCGCCCGAGCTGCCCCCGGAGGCGGCCCCGGGACTCGTCGGGGCGTGGGCGCAGCTGTTCGGGCTGGTCGGCTTCGAGGTGTTCGGGCAGTTCCACAGGGTGGTCGAGGAGCGCGAGATGTTCTTCCGCTACGCCGCGGACGGCCTCGCCCGCCAAGTGGGGCTCAAGGGCGTACTCCCCGGGGAGTAG
- a CDS encoding nitroreductase family deazaflavin-dependent oxidoreductase — MSSSPHYIKANPFDRAVNGFVGWLARRGVSLLGTAELSVLGRKSGEWRRLPVNPLPYEGGPYLVSARGHSEWVRNMRAAGGGRLQVGRRVQEFTAVELPDAEKPVVLRTYLKKWGWEVGRFFGDVNADSTDEELLAAAPKHPVFRITVVR, encoded by the coding sequence ATGTCGTCGTCGCCCCACTACATCAAGGCCAACCCCTTCGACCGCGCGGTCAACGGCTTCGTCGGCTGGCTCGCCCGCCGCGGTGTCAGCCTCCTCGGGACGGCCGAGCTGTCCGTGCTCGGACGCAAGAGCGGCGAGTGGCGCCGGCTGCCGGTCAACCCGTTGCCGTACGAGGGCGGTCCCTACCTCGTCTCGGCGCGCGGCCACTCCGAGTGGGTGCGCAATATGCGGGCGGCCGGCGGCGGGCGGCTCCAAGTGGGCCGCCGGGTGCAGGAGTTCACCGCGGTCGAGCTGCCCGACGCGGAGAAGCCCGTCGTGCTGCGCACCTATCTGAAGAAGTGGGGCTGGGAGGTGGGCCGGTTCTTCGGCGACGTGAACGCCGACTCCACCGACGAGGAGCTGCTCGCCGCCGCGCCGAAGCACCCCGTCTTCCGGATCACCGTCGTGCGGTGA
- a CDS encoding geranylgeranyl reductase family protein, producing the protein MSSENSSADDVQRVWDVVVVGAGPAGASAAYAAAVAGRSVLMLEKAELPRYKTCGGGIIGPSRDSLPPGFELPFKDRVHAVTFSLDGRYARTRKSKQMLFGLINRPEFDQQLVEHAQKAGAELRTGVTVTRVEQHGSAVPDRRTVAVVLQGGETLLARAVVGADGSASRIGAHVGVKLDQVDLGLEAEIPVPETVAEDWKGRVLIDWGPMPGSYGWVFPKGDTLTVGVISARGEGAATKRYLEDFIGRLGLAGFEPSVSSGHLTRCRADDSPLSRGRVLVCGDAAGLLEPWTREGISFALRSGRLAGEWAVRIAEAHDAVDTRRQALNYAFAVKAGLGVEMSVGKRLLVAFERRPGLFHAALTGFRPAWRAFVDITRGSTSLGEIVRSHPIAQRALTAFDK; encoded by the coding sequence GTGAGCAGCGAGAACTCTTCGGCGGACGACGTGCAGCGGGTGTGGGACGTCGTCGTGGTGGGCGCGGGCCCCGCGGGGGCTTCGGCCGCCTACGCGGCGGCGGTCGCGGGACGCAGCGTCCTGATGCTGGAGAAGGCGGAGCTGCCGCGGTACAAGACGTGCGGCGGCGGCATCATCGGCCCCTCGCGCGACTCGCTGCCGCCCGGCTTCGAGCTGCCCTTCAAGGACCGGGTGCACGCGGTCACCTTCTCGCTGGACGGCCGCTACGCCCGTACGCGCAAGTCGAAACAGATGCTGTTCGGGCTGATCAACCGGCCCGAGTTCGACCAGCAGCTCGTCGAGCACGCCCAGAAGGCGGGCGCCGAGCTGCGGACGGGCGTCACGGTCACCCGGGTCGAGCAGCACGGCTCGGCCGTGCCCGACCGGCGCACGGTCGCCGTCGTCCTCCAGGGCGGTGAGACGCTGCTCGCGCGGGCCGTCGTCGGCGCGGACGGCAGCGCCAGCCGTATAGGGGCCCATGTCGGGGTGAAGCTCGACCAGGTCGACCTCGGGCTGGAGGCGGAGATCCCCGTCCCGGAGACCGTGGCCGAGGACTGGAAGGGGCGGGTCCTCATCGACTGGGGCCCGATGCCCGGCAGTTACGGGTGGGTCTTCCCCAAGGGCGACACCCTGACGGTGGGCGTCATCTCCGCGCGCGGTGAAGGCGCCGCCACCAAGCGGTACTTGGAGGACTTCATCGGGCGGCTCGGCCTCGCCGGTTTCGAACCGAGCGTCTCCTCGGGGCACTTGACGCGCTGCAGGGCCGACGACTCGCCGCTGTCACGGGGCCGGGTACTGGTGTGCGGTGATGCCGCGGGTCTCCTCGAACCCTGGACCCGGGAGGGCATCTCCTTCGCGCTGCGCTCCGGGCGGCTCGCGGGGGAGTGGGCGGTGCGGATCGCCGAGGCGCACGACGCGGTGGACACCCGTCGGCAGGCCCTCAACTACGCGTTCGCCGTGAAGGCGGGGCTCGGCGTCGAGATGAGCGTCGGCAAGCGGCTGCTGGTCGCCTTCGAGCGGCGGCCCGGGCTCTTCCACGCGGCACTCACCGGATTCCGGCCCGCCTGGCGGGCGTTCGTCGACATCACCCGCGGGTCGACCTCGCTGGGCGAGATCGTCCGCAGCCACCCGATCGCCCAGCGCGCGCTGACCGCGTTCGACAAGTAG
- a CDS encoding dipeptidase — translation MPSNPVAETVAALMPRARQELTELVAFRSVADFDQFPKGESEGAARWVADALRAEGFQDVALLDTPDGTQSVYGFLPGPEGAKTVLLYAHYDVQPPLDEAAWLSPPFELTERDGRWYGRGAADCKGGVIMHLLALRALKANGGVPVHVKVIAEGSEEMGTGGLQRYAEAHPELLAADTVVIGDAGNFRAGLPTVTSSLRGMVLMRVRVDALEGNLHSGQFGGAAPDALAALIRVLDSLRAEDGTTTVDGLPSDGTWEGLQYADAQFREDAKVLDGVELVGSGTVADRIWARPAATVLGIDAPPVLGATPSIQAGARALVGLRVPPGVDVQQGIKLLEAHLVAHTPWGARVSCELIGHGQPFRADTASPAYEAMATAMAVAYPGQEMQYAGHGGSIPLCNALAALYPDAEILLIGLSEPEARIHAVNESVSPKELERMSVTEALFLRNYAAS, via the coding sequence ATGCCGTCGAACCCGGTCGCCGAGACCGTCGCCGCACTGATGCCCCGGGCGAGGCAGGAGCTGACCGAACTGGTGGCCTTCCGGTCGGTGGCGGACTTCGACCAGTTCCCGAAGGGCGAGAGCGAGGGCGCCGCGCGCTGGGTCGCCGACGCGCTGCGCGCCGAGGGCTTCCAGGACGTGGCGCTGCTCGACACCCCCGACGGCACCCAGTCCGTGTACGGCTTCCTCCCGGGCCCCGAGGGCGCGAAGACCGTCCTCCTGTACGCCCACTACGACGTGCAGCCGCCGCTGGACGAGGCCGCCTGGCTGTCACCGCCGTTCGAGCTGACCGAGCGCGACGGCCGCTGGTACGGGCGCGGCGCCGCCGACTGCAAGGGCGGCGTCATCATGCACCTGCTCGCGCTGCGGGCCCTGAAGGCGAACGGCGGCGTCCCCGTCCACGTCAAGGTGATCGCCGAGGGCTCCGAGGAGATGGGCACGGGCGGGCTCCAGCGGTACGCCGAGGCCCACCCCGAACTGCTCGCCGCCGACACCGTCGTCATCGGCGACGCGGGCAACTTCCGCGCCGGGCTGCCGACGGTGACCTCCTCGCTGCGCGGCATGGTGCTCATGCGTGTGCGGGTCGACGCCCTCGAAGGCAACCTGCACTCGGGCCAGTTCGGCGGCGCGGCACCCGACGCGCTGGCCGCGCTGATCCGCGTCCTCGACTCCCTGCGCGCCGAGGACGGCACGACGACCGTGGACGGGCTCCCGTCCGACGGGACGTGGGAGGGCCTTCAGTACGCCGACGCGCAGTTCCGCGAGGACGCCAAGGTGCTCGACGGTGTGGAGCTGGTCGGTTCCGGCACGGTCGCCGACCGCATCTGGGCCCGCCCGGCCGCCACCGTGCTCGGTATCGACGCCCCGCCCGTGCTCGGCGCGACCCCATCGATCCAGGCGGGTGCCCGCGCCCTGGTCGGTCTGCGTGTCCCGCCGGGCGTCGACGTCCAGCAGGGGATCAAGCTGCTCGAAGCCCACCTGGTCGCGCACACCCCGTGGGGCGCCCGGGTGAGCTGCGAACTCATCGGCCACGGCCAGCCGTTCCGCGCCGACACCGCCAGCCCGGCCTACGAGGCGATGGCCACGGCCATGGCCGTCGCCTACCCGGGCCAGGAGATGCAGTACGCGGGCCACGGCGGTTCCATCCCCCTCTGCAACGCCCTCGCCGCCCTCTACCCCGACGCCGAGATCCTCCTCATCGGCCTCAGCGAACCCGAGGCCCGGATCCACGCGGTCAACGAGAGCGTGTCCCCAAAGGAGTTGGAGCGCATGTCGGTGACGGAGGCCCTGTTCCTGCGGAACTACGCGGCGAGCTGA
- a CDS encoding NUDIX hydrolase, whose protein sequence is MIVWINGAFGAGKTTTARELIELIPNSTLFDPEVIGGALTHMLPAKRLAEVGDFQDLPSWRRLVVDTAAALLAELGGTLVVPMTLLRQEYRDEIFGGLASRRIPVRHLLLAPAETILRERIAGREIPPDLPDGEMRLRQWAYDHIAPYRAALGGWLTADAHLVDTGALTPYEAARCIADAVAADDVPVCDIVQTPEPTAETVAAGVLLFDEEDRVLLVDPTYKAGWEFPGGVVEAGEAPARAGVREVLEETGIRLEGVPRLLVVDWEAPARPRYGGLRLLFDGGRLDPRGAQRPVLPGPELRDWRFVTEEEAADLLPPVRYERLRWALRARERGAALYLEAGVPV, encoded by the coding sequence GTGATCGTCTGGATCAACGGTGCGTTCGGTGCGGGGAAGACCACCACCGCACGGGAACTGATCGAACTGATCCCGAACAGCACGCTCTTCGACCCCGAGGTCATCGGCGGCGCACTGACACACATGCTGCCGGCCAAGCGCCTCGCCGAGGTCGGCGACTTCCAGGACCTGCCGAGCTGGCGACGGCTCGTGGTCGACACCGCCGCCGCGCTGCTCGCCGAGCTGGGCGGCACCCTCGTGGTCCCCATGACCCTGCTGCGCCAGGAGTACCGCGACGAGATCTTCGGCGGTCTGGCCTCCCGCCGCATACCCGTACGGCATCTGCTCCTGGCCCCGGCCGAAACGATACTGCGGGAGCGAATAGCCGGCCGGGAGATTCCGCCCGACCTCCCCGACGGCGAGATGCGGCTGCGTCAATGGGCGTACGACCACATCGCGCCCTACCGCGCCGCGCTGGGCGGCTGGCTCACCGCCGACGCCCATCTCGTCGACACCGGAGCCCTCACCCCGTACGAGGCCGCGCGGTGCATCGCCGACGCCGTGGCCGCCGACGACGTACCCGTGTGCGACATCGTGCAGACCCCCGAGCCGACCGCCGAGACGGTCGCCGCGGGGGTTCTGCTGTTCGACGAGGAGGACCGGGTCCTGCTCGTCGACCCGACCTACAAGGCCGGATGGGAGTTCCCCGGCGGTGTGGTGGAGGCCGGGGAGGCTCCCGCCCGGGCGGGGGTGCGGGAGGTGCTGGAGGAGACCGGGATACGGCTGGAGGGGGTGCCCCGGCTGCTGGTCGTGGACTGGGAGGCGCCCGCGCGGCCGAGGTACGGCGGGCTGCGGCTGCTCTTCGACGGGGGGCGGCTCGATCCGCGTGGGGCACAGCGACCCGTGCTGCCCGGCCCCGAGTTGCGTGACTGGCGGTTCGTGACCGAGGAGGAGGCCGCGGACCTGCTGCCGCCGGTGCGGTACGAACGCCTGCGGTGGGCTCTGCGGGCACGGGAGCGGGGGGCTGCGCTGTACTTGGAGGCGGGGGTGCCGGTGTAG
- a CDS encoding ROK family protein: protein MQTDLVAALDIGGTKIAGALVDGDGRILVRAQRPTPAREDGETVMRAVEGVFGELAADPRWSGATAVGIGSAGPVDASAGTVSPVNIHGWRGFPLVERVRAVTGGLPVELIGDGVAITAAEHWQGAARGHDNALCMVVSTGVGGGLVLGGKLHAGPTGNAGHIGHISVDLDGDACPCGARGCVERIASGPHIARRALENGWRPGPDGDTSAAAVAAAARAGDPVAVASFERAAQALAAGIAATATLVEIDIAVIGGGVANAGDVLFAPLRTALKNYATLSFVQHLTVAPAVMGTDAGLVGAAAAALASKTGA from the coding sequence ATGCAGACCGACCTCGTGGCCGCGCTCGACATCGGCGGCACCAAGATCGCCGGGGCGCTGGTGGACGGCGACGGCCGGATCCTGGTGCGCGCCCAGCGCCCGACGCCCGCGCGGGAGGACGGCGAGACCGTCATGCGGGCCGTGGAGGGGGTGTTCGGCGAGCTGGCCGCCGACCCGCGGTGGAGCGGGGCCACGGCCGTCGGGATCGGCAGCGCGGGTCCGGTGGACGCCTCCGCCGGCACGGTGAGCCCGGTGAACATCCATGGCTGGCGCGGCTTCCCGCTGGTCGAGCGGGTCCGCGCGGTGACCGGCGGGCTGCCCGTCGAGCTGATCGGCGACGGTGTGGCGATCACCGCGGCCGAACACTGGCAGGGCGCGGCACGCGGCCACGACAACGCGCTCTGCATGGTCGTGTCGACGGGCGTCGGCGGCGGCCTCGTCCTCGGCGGGAAACTGCACGCGGGCCCCACCGGGAACGCCGGCCACATCGGTCACATCAGCGTCGACCTCGACGGCGACGCCTGCCCGTGCGGTGCCCGCGGCTGTGTCGAGCGCATCGCGAGCGGGCCCCACATCGCCCGGCGCGCCCTGGAGAACGGCTGGCGGCCCGGACCCGACGGCGACACCTCGGCCGCGGCGGTCGCCGCCGCCGCGCGGGCCGGTGACCCGGTCGCGGTGGCCTCCTTCGAACGCGCCGCGCAGGCGCTCGCCGCCGGGATCGCCGCCACCGCCACCCTCGTCGAGATCGACATCGCCGTCATCGGCGGCGGCGTCGCGAACGCGGGTGATGTCCTCTTCGCCCCCCTGCGCACCGCCCTCAAGAACTACGCCACGCTCTCCTTCGTCCAGCATCTGACCGTCGCCCCCGCCGTGATGGGGACCGACGCGGGACTGGTGGGAGCGGCGGCGGCCGCGCTGGCGTCGAAAACCGGGGCGTGA